In the genome of Myxococcus virescens, the window GGTGGACTTCAAGAACACGGTGCTCATCCTGACGTCCAACATCGGCTCGCAGGACATCCAGGCCGGCATGGCGGGCAAGGAGGAGCTGGACGAGCGCACGCGCAACGAGGTGATGGACGCGCTGCGCGCGCACTTCCGGCCGGAGTTCCTCAACCGCGTGGACGAGGTCGTCATCTTCGAGCCGCTGCGGAAGAAGGACATCTACCGCATCGTGGACCTGCAGCTGGCGCGGCTGTCCAAGCTGCTGGCCGACAAGCGGCTGACGCTGGAGCTGACGGAGAAGGCGCGCGAGCTGCTCGCCGAGCGCGGCTACGACCCGACGTACGGCGCGCGGCCCCTGAAGCGCGCGGTGCAGAAGAACCTGTTGGACCCGCTGGCCCTCAAGGTCCTCGGCGGCGAGTTCGTCCCGGGCGACCACATCCAGGCGGATGCGGGCCCGGACGGGCTCACCTTCGCCAAGGTGCTGGTGGACACCTCGAAGGACGTGAAGCGCTCGGCCTAGCCCGGGCGTCCACGGATGTGCCCCGGCCCGGCGTCATGGCTTGACGCCGGGCCGCCTCCGCGCGAAGAGCCCGGCCATGAAGCCCTGGGAGACGCTGGAGCGCGCAGAAGTCCCGGACGTGGGGGAAGTCACCCTGGCCCGGCGCGGGGACGAGTACGTCTTCCGCGTGCGGGGCCAGACGCTGATGTCCAGCCGGCAGCACGGCTCCGAGGAAGCGCTGGCGGAGGCCGGCTGTGAAGGGCTGGCGGGCCGAAGCGGCGTCCGGGTGCTCGTGGGTGGGTTGGGCTTTGGCTACACCGCCCGCGCGGTGCTGGACCGGCTGGGTCCCGACGCGCGTGTCACGGTGGCGGAGCTGCTCCCCGTGGTGGTGACGTGGAACCGGGGGCTGCTCGCGCCGCTGGCCGGGGCGCCGCTGGAGGACCCGCGCGTCGCGGTGGTGGAGCTCGACGTGGGCAAGCACATGGCCCGGCAGTCCGGGACCTATGACGCCATCCTGCTCGACGTGGACAACGGCCCCACCGCCCTCACCCACCCCGACAACCACGGCCTCTATGGGCGCGTGGGGCTGGCGCACGCCGTCCAGGCGCTGCGGCCCGGAGGCGTACTGGGCGTGTGGAGCGCCGGGCCCTCCCCCGCCTTCGAACGCCGCATGGAGCAGGCGGGCTTCACCGTCCAGGTGCTGCACCCGGCGGCGCATGGCACCAAGGGGACGCGGCATACCCTGTTCATGGGCAAGCGGAGGCCCCAGGGACGGCGTTAGTAGGGGCCCCATGATTCCTTTCTCCGTCCTCGACCTCTCGCCCGTCACGCAGGGCTCCACCGCGGCCGACGCGCTCCGGAACACGCTGGACCTGGCACGGCACGCGGAGGACTGGGGCTTCAAGCGCTTCTGGCTGGCCGAGCACCACAACATGACGGGTATCGCCAGCGCGGCGACGTCCGTGGTCATCGGCTACGTGGCCGGGGGGACGAAGCGCATCCGGGTGGGTTCGGGCGGCGTCATGCTGCCGAATCACGCGCCGCTGATCATCGCGGAGCAGTTCGGCACGCTGGAGACGCTCTACCCGGGGCGCATCGACCTGGGGCTCGGCCGGGCGCCGGGCACGGACATGCTGACAGCGCGCGCCCTGCGGCGGGACCTGGCGGCGAGCGCGGACACCTTTCCCCAGGACGTCGTGGAGCTGAAGTCGTACTTCGAGCCCACCGAGCCGGGGCAGCTCATCCAGGCGGTGCCGGGCGCGGGCTTGAAGGTGCCCATCTGGCTGCTCGGCTCCAGCCTGTTCAGCGCGCAGCTCGCGGCGATGCTGGGCATGCCGTTCGCCTTCGCCTCCCACTTCGCGCCCGATGCCCTGCTTCAGGCCCTGGACATCTACCGGGAGCGCTTCAAGCCGTCCGAGTCGCTCGAGCGGCCCTACGCCATGGCCTGCGTGAATGTCTTCGCGGCGGATACGGATGTGGAGGCGCAGCGCCTCTTCACGTCCGTGCAGCAACAGTTCATCCGCCTGCGCCGCGGCACGCCCGGTCAGCTCCCGCCTCCGGTGGATGACATCGACTCCGTGGCTTCGCCCCTGGACCGCGCGAGCGCCGACCACGCGTTGAAGTACTCCATCATCGGCGCGCCTGACACCGTTCAGCAGGGCCTGGCCGCGTTCATTCGGCTCACGGGAGTCGATGAGCTGATGGTGACGGGCATGGTCTACGACCACGCCGCGCGGCTGCGCTCCTTCGAGCTGACTGCGCAGGCGCACCAGCGGCTCGCCGAGGCAGAAGCGGCGCAGCCAGCCTGAACGCCCTCCTCCCAGGCGGAGCGTGAGACACCGCGTCTGTAGCCATGAACGACACACACGCGTCCGCCCTGTAGCGGAACGCGCTACACGGCCACGCGCCTCGTCCTCGCCAACGCCGTTTCTCCCAGCAGCAGCCTGGCTGCGCGCCTCGTGGCGCGATGGGTGCACACCTCGCTGCCGCGGATGGCGCTTCGCCTCGAAGCGCGTCACGGGAAACGAGTAGGCTTTCCCTCGGGAGACGTTCTGATGCGCAGGCGGCTGTACCTTCTAGGCATTCCCGTCGGAGCCATCGCTATCGCCGCTGTCTGGGCGAGCACGCACCGGCTGCCCCGGCCTCTCGAGCTGGGCGCACTGCCCGCCACGACGGAGCCTGGAGAGGAGCTGTCTGGCGGACTGGGCTCCGTGCCGGACCCGGGACGCAACGCCTTCGGCCGCGCTCCCATGAACATGCCGCGGACGCGCTGGGAGGACTTCCACGCGGGCAAGCGCGTCTTCGGCCGCGACTGGACGGACGTGGACGGCCCCATCCAGGTGGGGCCGCTGTTCAACGCCCCCTCGTGCATGACCTGCCACGTGAAGGATGGACGCGGCCAGCCCCCCGCCTCCCCGAGCGAGACGCCCGTCTCCCTCGCGTTCCAGCTGAGCGGGCCAGACGGCCGTGGGCCGCATCCGGTATATGGCGCGCAGCTCGATGTTCGCCACGTCGACGGAACCGGCGCGGAAGGCAGCGTCGAGGTGACGTACGAAGAAGTCACCGGCCGGTTCGCCTCGGGCGAGACCTACGTCCTCCACCGGCCCCGCTACCGATTCACCCAGCTGTCGAAGGGGCCCCTCGGAGAGGAGACCCGCTTCTCTCCTCGCGTCGCGCCCGCGAACTTCGGCCTCGGCCTGCTCGAGGCCATCCCCGAGGCGGCGGTACTGGCCCACGAGGATTCCGAGGACCGTGACCAGAATGGCATCTCCGGCCGGGCCAACCGTGTGCGGGACGCGGCGACGGGACAGACGCGGATGGGGCGCTTCGGCTGGAAGGCCAACCAACCCACGCTGCACCAGCAGGTGGCACACGCGCTCGTCACCGACATGGGACTGACGACGGAGCTGTATCCCCGCGAGCAGGGACGCGAGGCCAGCGAGGCCGCCCCACCCGAGGTCAGCCCCAAGGAACTGGACGCGCTGCTCATCTACGCGCGATTGGTCGCCGTGCCCAAGCGCCGGGACTGGGAAGCCGCCGACGTCCTGCGCGGCAAGGCGGTGTTCGGCGCCATCGGCTGCGCGGGGTGCCACGTGGCCACCGTCTTCGAGACGGAAGGTGTGCCCGGCTTCCCCGAACTGTCCGGCCAGCGCATCCGCCCCTACACGGACCTGCTGCTCCACGACATGGGCGAAGGGCTCGCGGATGACCGTCCGGACGGGCTCGCCACCGGCACCGAGTGGCGCACCCCGCCGCTGTGGGGCGTGGGCCTCGTGAAAGCGGTGAACGGCCATACCCGCTTCCTGCATGACGGGCGGGCTCGCGACCTGGAAGAGGCCGTGCTGTGGCATGGCGGCGAGGCCGCGCCAGCCCAGGAGCGCTACACGCGCCTGCCGCTCCTGGACCGGCAGGCGCTGCTCGCGTTCCTCAACTCACTCTGAGCCCTCCCCACTCAAGGAGCGCTGACGCCGGGGACACCTCCGTCGCCAGCGAGCCGCCGCATGGGTTGGACCCTTCCATACGTGAGCGAGCGCCACAGCCACTCCGCGGGACCGAAGCGGAAGCGCGCCAACCACAGACGGCTGAGCACCACCTGCGCCGCGAAGATGACGCAGCAGATGACGACGATGCGCGACGGCGGCAGCTTGCCGATGAAGCCCAGGCCCCAGCCGTCATAAATCCAGATGCTCACCGCGGACTGCATCAGGTAGTTCGTCAGGGCCATGCGACCCACGGGCGACAGCACGCCCAGCCAGCGGCTCCAGCGCTCCCGCTGGAAGAGCAGCGCGAAGGCCGCGACATATGCCGCGCCCATGGCGATGTAGCCGGGCTCCTGGAAGCCGTTGACGATCATCATCCAGGGCCCCTTCGGGTCCCACTCCAGCACGCCGGCTTTGCGCAGGCGGAACAGCAGCAACCCACCGCCATTGAGGACGAGGCCCACGCTCAACCCCCAGCCGAGAATCCGGCGCAGCAACGCCCGGTGACGCTCCACGTCCTGCAACACGAGCAGACGCCCCGCAAGCAACCCCAGCAGGAAGCGCCCCAGGATGAGGCTCATCCAGAGCACGCGCCGGAAGCCGCCGCCGAGGTTCTCCAGGAAGAAGCGTGCGTTGCCCACCTGCGCCGTCCAGAACGACTCGCTCGACAACGCCACCAGGGTGTCGGCTCTCAAGGCCATATCCCGGGCCTGACTGGCCTTCGCGGCCTCGGCCGCGGCCTCCGCGCCGTGCAGCAGGATGGGCGTGTAGCGAATGGCGGCGGGCACCAGGAACGGCATCACGGTGACGAGCCCCAGCGCCCAGAACAGCACCGTGCGGTTGGAGCGGGCCCGGAAGGCCATCAGCAGGAAGCCCACCATCGCGTAGGTGTGGAGGATATCGCCCGTCCACAACAGAAGGGCGTGCGCCAGGCCGATGCCGAAGAGCATCAGCAGCCGCCGGCGGTAGAGCGGCGCGGCGGAGACGCCCCGTGACTCGGCCCGCGTGAACTGGAGTGCGAAGCCCAGGCCGAAGAGGAACGAGAAGATGGAGATGAACTTCTGCGTCACGAAGAGCTGATAGATGGCGCCAATCACCTGCTCCAGCAGGGGGGCATCCAGCGCGGACGCAGCCTCACGGGGCATGAAGGCCCGTCCACTCAGCCACATGAGGCTGTTGGACACGAAGACGCCCCAGAGCGCGAAGCCACGGAGGGCGTCCAGCAAGACGACTCGCTCGGAGGCATCCACCGGACGCGCCACGGGCAGGTCGTCCGCCACGGGAGAACCAGATTGGGACATGCGTGAAGCAGACGCGCTCTGCCTCCTGGCCGTCAATCCGGCACCTTCGAGGGTGACGGGACATACGGGCTTGCCCCTCCTGGCACGGCGGGTGTGCTGTAGTGGCCCCCCGCTCCCCGACGGACAGGAGTCCGCCCCGTGAAGATTTCCCCCCTGCTTTCCCTGCTGCTCATCTCCCTGGCCGCGCCCGGCGGCCTCGCGCTCGCCGCGGAGACGCCGCCCGTCCTGGGTGGACTCGACGCCATCTACCCAGAGCTCGACGCGCTCTACCGCGACCTGCACCAGACGCCGGAGTTGTCCAACCAGGAAGCCAAGACGGCGGCGAAGCTGGCCGGCCGGCTGCGCAAGCTCGGCTTCGAAGTGACGTCCAAGGTGGGCGGGCACGGCGTCGTGGCCCTGCTCCGCAACGGCCAGGGCCCCACGGTGATGCTGCGCGCGGACATGGACGCGCTGCCCGTGGAGGAGAAGACGGGCCTGCCCTATGCGAGCAAGCAGAAGGCGAAGGACGCCGCGGGCGCGACCCACCCGGCCATGCACGCGTGTGGCCATGACGTGCACATGACGTCGTTGTTGGGGACGGCCACGCTGCTGGCCCGCTCGAAGGACCGGTGGCGAGGCACACTGCTGCTGGTGGGTCAGCCGGCGGAAGAGGTGGGCGCGGGCGCCCGGCAGATGCTCCAGGACGGCCTCTTCAAGCGATTCCCCAAGCCGGACTTCGCGGTGGCGCTCCACGTCAACACCGCCGCGGCGGGCACGGTGGAGTTCACCCCCGGGTATGCGATGGCGAGCGTGGACAGCGTTGAAGTCACCCTGCATGGCAAGGGGGGACATGGCGCCTATCCCCACACCACCGTGGACCCGGTCGTGATGGCGGCGCGCGTCGTGCTGTCACTCCAGACGCTCGTCAGCCGCGAGAAGAACCCGCTGGAGCCCGCGGTGGTGACGGTCGGCTCCATTCATGGCGGCGCCAAGCACAACATCATCCCTGATGACGTGAAGCTCCACCTCTCCGTGCGCTCGTACAAGCCCGAGGTCCGCAAGGCCCTGCTGGACGGCATCGAGCGCATCGCCAAGGCGGAGGCCATGGCCTCCGGCGCGCCCCGTCCACCCGACATCGCCATCACCGAGGGCACGCCCTCCACCTTCAACGACCCCGCCCTCACCCGGCGGCTGGTGGGCGCGGTGTCCCGCGTCCTGGGCGAGAAGAACCTCCAGGAGGCGCCTCCCGTCATGGGCGGCGAGGACTTCTCCGAGTACGGGCGCGCGGGCGTTCCCGCCGTGATGCTCTGGCTCGGCTCCACCGAGCCGCGGCAATACGCCCAGGCGATGGCCGCGGGGACCGCGTTGCCTTCGATGCATTCGCCCCTCTTCGCGCCGGACCGCGAGCGCACGCTGCGCACGGGCGTCACCACGCTGACCACCGCCGCCCTGGAGCTGCTCGACAAGCCGTGACGGCCGGGGAGCGCGCAGCGCCTTGCCCCCGGGCCGGCACCTGTTCGGCGGCGGGGTTCGCGAGACGCCCACGCTGATTTGACTCGGGGGAATGCGAAACCGTAGACAGGGCTCCTCTCGCATCGCGACAGGATGTCCCCCTTGCTCAATCGCAATCGTTCCCTGCGAGCCCTGCTGGGGGCTTCGCTGTGGTGGGTCGTCTCCGGCTTCCAGTCCGAGGCCATCGTCAGTCACGAAGGCACGGTCCGCAGTGGCACCTCCGTCTCACTGAGCCTCCAGGTCTCCTCCGGGCCTGGCCAGACCTCCGCGCGCACCGGTCAGCTGGTGGCCTGCATCGCCCTGCCCGTGGGCTGGCAAGCGCCGGGCGGCAGCTACACGCATGCCGGCTCGGCGGCCACCGCCGCGCAGCCGGGCGCCGCGGCGCTCTCCGCCGAGGCCCAGTCCGCGTGGCCCGTCGACGGCGCCAGCTGGCACTGCCTGGTGTCGGAAAACGTGACCACGACGAACCAGGAGGTCCAAACGACCGCGCAGCTCACGCTTCCCGTGCCCGCGGTGGCCCAGGGGGCCTACCGGGTGCGGTACCAGA includes:
- a CDS encoding DUF418 domain-containing protein, translating into MSQSGSPVADDLPVARPVDASERVVLLDALRGFALWGVFVSNSLMWLSGRAFMPREAASALDAPLLEQVIGAIYQLFVTQKFISIFSFLFGLGFALQFTRAESRGVSAAPLYRRRLLMLFGIGLAHALLLWTGDILHTYAMVGFLLMAFRARSNRTVLFWALGLVTVMPFLVPAAIRYTPILLHGAEAAAEAAKASQARDMALRADTLVALSSESFWTAQVGNARFFLENLGGGFRRVLWMSLILGRFLLGLLAGRLLVLQDVERHRALLRRILGWGLSVGLVLNGGGLLLFRLRKAGVLEWDPKGPWMMIVNGFQEPGYIAMGAAYVAAFALLFQRERWSRWLGVLSPVGRMALTNYLMQSAVSIWIYDGWGLGFIGKLPPSRIVVICCVIFAAQVVLSRLWLARFRFGPAEWLWRSLTYGRVQPMRRLAGDGGVPGVSAP
- a CDS encoding di-heme oxidoredictase family protein; its protein translation is MRRRLYLLGIPVGAIAIAAVWASTHRLPRPLELGALPATTEPGEELSGGLGSVPDPGRNAFGRAPMNMPRTRWEDFHAGKRVFGRDWTDVDGPIQVGPLFNAPSCMTCHVKDGRGQPPASPSETPVSLAFQLSGPDGRGPHPVYGAQLDVRHVDGTGAEGSVEVTYEEVTGRFASGETYVLHRPRYRFTQLSKGPLGEETRFSPRVAPANFGLGLLEAIPEAAVLAHEDSEDRDQNGISGRANRVRDAATGQTRMGRFGWKANQPTLHQQVAHALVTDMGLTTELYPREQGREASEAAPPEVSPKELDALLIYARLVAVPKRRDWEAADVLRGKAVFGAIGCAGCHVATVFETEGVPGFPELSGQRIRPYTDLLLHDMGEGLADDRPDGLATGTEWRTPPLWGVGLVKAVNGHTRFLHDGRARDLEEAVLWHGGEAAPAQERYTRLPLLDRQALLAFLNSL
- a CDS encoding amidohydrolase is translated as MKISPLLSLLLISLAAPGGLALAAETPPVLGGLDAIYPELDALYRDLHQTPELSNQEAKTAAKLAGRLRKLGFEVTSKVGGHGVVALLRNGQGPTVMLRADMDALPVEEKTGLPYASKQKAKDAAGATHPAMHACGHDVHMTSLLGTATLLARSKDRWRGTLLLVGQPAEEVGAGARQMLQDGLFKRFPKPDFAVALHVNTAAAGTVEFTPGYAMASVDSVEVTLHGKGGHGAYPHTTVDPVVMAARVVLSLQTLVSREKNPLEPAVVTVGSIHGGAKHNIIPDDVKLHLSVRSYKPEVRKALLDGIERIAKAEAMASGAPRPPDIAITEGTPSTFNDPALTRRLVGAVSRVLGEKNLQEAPPVMGGEDFSEYGRAGVPAVMLWLGSTEPRQYAQAMAAGTALPSMHSPLFAPDRERTLRTGVTTLTTAALELLDKP
- a CDS encoding LLM class flavin-dependent oxidoreductase, which encodes MIPFSVLDLSPVTQGSTAADALRNTLDLARHAEDWGFKRFWLAEHHNMTGIASAATSVVIGYVAGGTKRIRVGSGGVMLPNHAPLIIAEQFGTLETLYPGRIDLGLGRAPGTDMLTARALRRDLAASADTFPQDVVELKSYFEPTEPGQLIQAVPGAGLKVPIWLLGSSLFSAQLAAMLGMPFAFASHFAPDALLQALDIYRERFKPSESLERPYAMACVNVFAADTDVEAQRLFTSVQQQFIRLRRGTPGQLPPPVDDIDSVASPLDRASADHALKYSIIGAPDTVQQGLAAFIRLTGVDELMVTGMVYDHAARLRSFELTAQAHQRLAEAEAAQPA